The sequence attgattttatttatattttttacatagattTAACATTACATTTGATTCAATACACTTAgcttattcaatacattttttgccAAAACTTATGagcaataaaatgtaaatatttacttataaaaacgaATGGCAGtctgtttataaatataggtacctaatttttacacataggtaacttgtatttaaatgtaatgaataagaaaagaattatattattcagtttgggataatagtaatacaatttaaaggtatgtcacaatataatataccaaacaaaaagttgtactaaaaataaataatataataaattattaaaatgaaaaaaattgaacaattcaaataataataataataataaaaaaaatcaactaccTATTAATGTAACCAAAGaccaacaattaaaaatacgaaaaactaaaataaaacccCATATCATCTTTTACATAGACTTTACTTTTAGTTGTTTCATTCTTGGTGCCTTTTTCCTTTGTTGACGTTTCATCTCTTTCTCCTCCCACTTTCTTTGTTTTTCTGGATCCTCCTAAATAATAAGAatgtaaaaatgcattattactttcacagaaaaatataacacaaatcaatatttacttttaaaattctttctttttccaattttttcttttcttctttTCTTGCGGCAGCTGCTTCAGCCCGTGCTGCAtgagtagtttttaaaaatgcttCCTCAACACGCAGTCTATTTTTTTCGGCTTTACTTTTGGCTTCTTTGCTGATTCTCAACCGCTTAACACGTTCCatacattgaaatataaatgaCATTAATGGGTAGATGCTACTAATAGCTTCTTGAGGATCAGCGTATTTATCAGTAGGAATAGTAAACgtgaatattaatacttttttcacTGCTGGTAACTTTGTGGGAACTGCAGTTTcactagaataaataaataaatatatatatattaaaagtattgtaCTAATGagaatttttctaatttatgtttttttgttatttaaaataaagggTATTAAAGAGAAGTGGAAATTAACAGATTTTGTAAGAATTTAACTCTTAAAAGGaggtatatatcaatattatagaattcaaaatggttttaaatgtttgtgtAATTTTATCACACATACGACACACTCAttgcgttttattattttctaaacccAGGATGGAAAATTCATAGCACATCTGCCCAAGATAGCACGCACAAAAAACACATcaagaaagaaaataaataatcaacaaagtaatattatgtagctaaattaaccttttttatataaatacattaatcatacaataatttcttttacaatattgaatataatatataataattcttttcATGGCACGctcgaagaaaaaaaaaaagtaatttttggcACGTAGCTGTTCAAAAGGTTTGCCATCCTTGTTTTAAACAGTAAGAGGCTAATTCCATATATGCCTATATTTCGTATGATATTTAGTAAGTAACCAACAAAACAATAGTCGATTTAAAGACTAAAGTCTTAGTTAACATAAAACTTAGCATAaatgatttcataaaaaaacttACTCTGTTAATTTAAGTCCTGAATATCTATcagaaaaatgtaaacaatcaaTAACatcagaatatttattaatatagttgacAGTCTTTGCATCCAATATTGAAGAAGATACCTCTCCTAATTCGCTGTGTACACTAAAACTATCAGTCAAGCCGTAATTGGCTCCAGGCTTACGTTCTGGACAAAATACACTCtaaacataaaatcaaaattagaaATGAACAaagtttaatcattttaataatttctaacaaGGTCAGCCATTTCTTTTGAACACCGAGCTGCTGTTTTTTTAGATGCCacacaaaatacaaatgtatccATATCTTCTTTATTCATATCAACTTTAATTTGTACTTCATCTTTAACAGGTCGCAAGAATTGATTCAACATGGAAGCTAAATCTTGTCTCTAAAATATGAGgagattaatattttgatgttattCGCTGATTCACTGAAatgtgtaaatactaaatatatatttgtattttattaccttaatgaattttaattcaacCAACATTCCTTCACAGCATGTGCGGCCACTGCACCATAATGTATATGTACTTTCAGTTTCTTTGATCAAACCACTATTCTCTATTTCAATTTTACCATCATCACCTgcaccaataaattaaataacttctcATTGTAAAATactgtttatacttttatatacaaaccaactaaagaaaaattatctTCTAGTAAGGATTTGTGTGTCTTAAACCATATATCTGCTAATTGAGCATTCTTTGATCGGCCGTAGAAAAAATTagcaaaatatgcaataataccAACAATTAATAGAGTTTCCATTATATAATTCGACCACTTTGTATGGAAAGGTACTGGTACAGAAGCAATAGTTATTTTAGGATCTTTATCATCAACATGTAATCTTTCAGTGTCAAAACCTTCGAATTCCTCTTCatcattaaaatgttcaaattcatCATCATCCTATCAAAAAAGTATGTTAGAAACAATTGTACTCATTTTGAACAATGTATGATTTGAATATACTTCGACGGTTATTTCAGCCTCGGCTTTTTCCAAGATAGGAGAAGAGTCATCCTTCAATTTCAGGTCAGGTTCAGTTCTGGGTAACTCTTCAAACTCCTCAAACTCGTCCACTTCTTCAATTTCAAACTTACAGTGagctaaacatattaaaattgataatgataTGACTAGAAAATACTTCa is a genomic window of Rhopalosiphum padi isolate XX-2018 chromosome 4, ASM2088224v1, whole genome shotgun sequence containing:
- the LOC132930164 gene encoding PAT complex subunit CCDC47 → MKYFLVISLSILICLAHCKFEIEEVDEFEEFEELPRTEPDLKLKDDSSPILEKAEAEITVEDDDEFEHFNDEEEFEGFDTERLHVDDKDPKITIASVPVPFHTKWSNYIMETLLIVGIIAYFANFFYGRSKNAQLADIWFKTHKSLLEDNFSLVGDDGKIEIENSGLIKETESTYTLWCSGRTCCEGMLVELKFIKRQDLASMLNQFLRPVKDEVQIKVDMNKEDMDTFVFCVASKKTAARCSKEMADLSVFCPERKPGANYGLTDSFSVHSELGEVSSSILDAKTVNYINKYSDVIDCLHFSDRYSGLKLTDETAVPTKLPAVKKVLIFTFTIPTDKYADPQEAISSIYPLMSFIFQCMERVKRLRISKEAKSKAEKNRLRVEEAFLKTTHAARAEAAAARKEEKKKLEKERILKEDPEKQRKWEEKEMKRQQRKKAPRMKQLKVKSM